ATATATGATTTCAATTCCAAACAGCTCTATAGAATAGCCTTCTTTGAAATCCGGTAGCGACTAGCAACTTGTCTTCGCCATTCATGAATTGGAACCTACAGATCAGACCGGGAAAATAATttccatattaatttgaatttgtgaTGTCATTGAGAATGAATAGACACCAAGAATTTGGCCACACATCAGGAtgagataaaagaaagaaaagaataaatctTACTGCAGGGAAGCCACCATAATCCCCAGGCTCTCTAATGTCTTTGGTCACACAGCTATTAGCAGCAAGCCGGACCTGCAACTCAACCAAATCAGATATCCCATGACAAACACCATAATTTATATCAGTTACAGTAGCTCATCCAAGGCCAGGCCTGTATCTCAGCCATTACATGCAATTCAATCTAATGATCTATGCATAGTCTAATGGAGATCGTGATAGTACTATGTGACAGACAGATACAAGTTTGCAGAAAAAAGATCTGTCTGAAAATATTTCAGAGGCCCTAGATGAAGAGAGTTGAATGCAAATTGGAGGCTTGAGACTCATAAGAAATTTACAGCTTGTCCTTGTAACTACACAAAGAAAGTAGCAATTCTTTGCATGATTCAGCTTTTCATGGATTACAAGTGTCGATGTGTCAATCACCCAATGAAAGAATCAACTCACTGTTTCTCAAGACCAAATACATGATTTAATACCTTCGATGCAATAGATACATGATCACGAACTGCAACCCTTCCTCCTAAAGTGACGTAGTCTCCCATGCTAAACAAGAACAAGCAAGACAAAGATGTAAACAACGAATGCCTTCTAAACCTACCCAATCATCTACCGGAAACTTGAATTACTTCAAAAGAAACAGCATCATATACATGTTCTTCAGAAGCAACTTACGTCACTGAGCCTGCAATCCCAACCTGTCCACAAAGCATGCAACCCTTTCCTATAACCACATTATGACCAATCTGCAAAGCCAGGTAGAAAGGCAATTAGATACCACTAAATGAGAATATCATCTGGCCAAaatggaagagaagaaaaactcacTTGGACTAAATTATCTAACTTTGAATGATCCCCAATAACTGTGTCTCTCCAACTGCACATAACCAAATGGGTGGTGTACTTAGTCATCTAGTTTGGACAGGTTCCAAATTCAAGCCCGTTTACTATTAAACATACATAAATATGAGTAAAAAACTAGTCCCAACAGCCATCACACCTTCCCCTGTCAATGCATGTATTTGCCCCAATCTCCACATGATCTCCTATGATAGCATTCAgcagctgaaaaataaaataggacaGTTCAGTTGCTGATCCAGAACTgaacaagacataaaaaaaagtgtaaatggCATAGTGTGAGCCGCTAGGAGTGATATTATGAATTTTCACTTTCACTGATTATGATGCTCCATAATTCAAATGTTAAAGCAATACACAAGAAAAGAATGCCCAGATTCATAAAGCACATATAAATAATCGATGGATGTCTAAAATGTGAGAGTCCATACACAGGGATCAGGGGTGGTGTGTGCGTGTGTGCTCTTTCACATATACAGAGaggaggggagagagagagaaacaacaaAATCGATTGAAATGGTCctcaaaaactattaaatatcaCCAACTTGAGGCTTCTTCATCATGTTGCCTTTGTCATCCACAAAAAACCCAAATCCTGTAGGTCAAAAACATATGATTTAGTGATCAATATTTCACCAACAAATCCCAGGTCCATGTATGAGGTGCATTGGGTAGAAGCAGAGATAATGGAAGTTTAGAAACATGTAGCAAGCATCAATTAGCACAAAATGTCGAAATGTTAACATAGAAAAGAATGTATATTTAAGTGGTCAAATGCATTGCTCTTCCTAACACATGTAGTTAATCATAAATCAGTTCGATATATATAACTATCGACAATACGTATAGAGGGTAACGTGCTAAGAAGTAAGACcttaaaagttataaaaattgTTGTTAATGAAAAAAAGCAGGTAATGTTTAactctaaatttaaaaataactaagccTTACCATCTTGACCAATGCATACTCCATGGTGAACTACACACGAATCCCCTATCCTACAATTACTGAGGCCAACATTAtacctgataaaaaaatagaattactatatatatataaaaccaacAATATTAATCGCATAATAAAAATTCCACGAAGACCTTTTTTTGCATAAAGAAAGTGCATTATACCCTATCTTTGTAGAGTGACCAATAGTAACTTCAGGTCCTACAACAGTTCCTGATCCCACATGAACATTAGTGCCCAGCACAGCTTTTGAATGAACTACTGCGCCAATTTCAATTAACACTGTTGGGTCGATGCAAGCTGATTTGTGGAAAGTTCCACCTCCATTGTTCCATTTTGAATATTCTTCATAAGAACAGAAAAGCAAGAATCGGTTAGTAAATGTCTTGTGCCATACATTTTAACAAACAGGTTGTATGCAAGAAAATTTGGACTTGAGATGAATCAGCATTATCTGGTTTAAGAATGTTTATAGGCATACCAATTTGATTAATGGAGGATGCTGAGTAACTTGAGACACCAGAGTGTTTGATTGGTCTCTTTAAGGAAATGAGACGGGATAATCTTTTGGCAGAGATTGCCATCATACGCTACTAGCAGTGTAGTTTTGAACTCGGAAAAGAACAGCCAGTGGACAAACTGGCAAAGTCTCTTCGTGCTAGTATTTAAAAAGAGTCTTACAATCACACTCCTGGCCACTTGCAAATTAGCATTTGAGCAAACTGTACACATATCCCAAACTTCGGGTCAAAGTTATTAAGCAAATTGGTGAAGAACTAGGTCACATGTTAAgcaaattgatataaattaattcaaaaacatattatttcaataatttttttaaaaaactttgaagaattttttttaaaaatttaaactgaattttaactaaattattcagaattaacttatcaaatcaaTCATATCAacttcagtttaatttttttttaaatttaagtgaTCAGCGGGCCACTAAGTTGACCCATCGCATgactttaatttaataacattatttgttttttttttttttttttgcgcgcgCATACAAGGAAACACCTtaaaagattcttttttttctttgttaatttgcctcgtctaataataattatggttaAATAGACTACTAGAAAAGATTAAATCGCATCTTTCAAAAAGACAAGTACTTAAATGAACTTTGGTGTTGGTCACCACTGGCTGACCTGATGGTGGCAAGGGAGGCCAATAATAGAAGTTTAATTTAGTCACTATATTTCTAGACAAATGCAACTCAGTCCCTTTATAATCTATGGGAATTATTGACCGTCGCAAATTGAACAGCATTTTGTGGATGGAAAAGAAACGGATCAAAGGGGGTTTTGGCATATCCACACCATTCTTGCAATATCTGAAAACTAGCACACGCCCCTACCAGATGAGATCGGTGGAGGCAAGGACGGAGCTAGGAAATCTCTGAAGGGGGccaagattattattattattttttaagtaaagtccaaattaaattttattagttttggcttttaaattttaaatttttaagaggGGCTAGGAGTTTTAAGGTGGAGGAGGGCTTTGTAAACTCATTGGGTGCCAATTAGTTAGGGTGCCtgacttaatttgtttttttgaatatgaatgaaaatcacataaaatcatattacaagataaaatctttaaataaaacaaaaaatcataaaatataaagtcCAAAATACAAAACCACAAATATGTTAGACCTGGAAATATTCCACCACTACCGAAAGGAGACAAATGTTTATCTCAGGGAAATAGCAAGTAAATTTTCTGCCAGCAAAATCTGAATTTCATTGATCTTGATGTCTCATACACTAACATTCAGAAAATCTTGCATTAGAGCCATCAAAAGTACACAACACGAGGCCAATCACTGCTACTAATGATTCTGAAGTAAAAGCAAGCAAATGTGTGTTTGTCAAATCATTGGTCTCACAATTAAGCTAATAGCAATAAGCTGCTTACTAACACTTGACAGATTTGTTGAAAACCGTGAACCCGAGGAGGTTAATAAATAGATACTGCTTGGTGCACCGTTGCATTTCAGAGAAGGCCTCTTCTTCTCTTGTAGTCACCAACCGTCAAGGTCAGTGCGTGTCTTCTCCCATCATTCTCAGGGACTCGGCATCCAACAGTTGCTTCAATCCTCTGTTTCCTAGCCATGAACCCTGCCTGAGCGCCCTGAGGTCCTCCAAACTCCTGCAGTGCAATAAGTGAGATTTCAAGCTCAAAGCTGTGCATTGTATTTGACTCAGTGCCTTGATCCACAGGAGCACTGGTATCAACCAACTTCCCAGCATCAGCTGCCGCTTCCAAGGCAGCTTCTGTAGCAGCCACACCAGCCTCTGACATCACCCCTGCTACAACTTGATTACTAGCTGCAACTGCCACTGTCTCATTTGCCTCGCTAATTTTAGTTGCAACAGGATCATCTGCTTCAGCaggttttgaaacataataaTTCCTTGACCTAGTCCATCTCCTTGAAAATGGATCATACCCAGCTTCCCCGGCTTTTAGACCTGTATTTACTGGCTTCATTTCGGATGCATTTCTAAAATTCTCAACTCTGTTCTTTCTGTTCATTTCTGCCAACCTAATAGCCTTAGCATCTTTCACCTTAGCGTGCCGAGATGCCTCCAGTTCCTCAATTCTTGCATTGATCCTCTCTACCTCTGCCTCGTCATGCTTGCTCTGTGCAATTTCCAACTCCCTCCTCAACCTGTCCTTCTCAGCAGCGACATTTAATGGTCTCGACGAGGCAGATTTTTTCTCCTGCAACATCTGCTTCACAGTGGCTGCCGAGTACACAAAAgtgtttgattttcttatgGCCTCCTTCTTTTCCAAGATATCCTGTTTGCTTGGCAACCTGCCACCACCACACTCCACCTCTCTAACCCATTGTTTATACTCTTCCTCAGTTGGTCCAGAATCTGAAACCATAGCCATCTGCCACCTGGCAGCAGAGGTGTCAGCACCCCAAGTAACATTCAAATACTTATAAGTTGATTTGTTCTCCAGCTTGTATGGCTTGTCAGGTTCAGCAGCATCAACATTCCGGACCATGCAGAGCCTGTACACGGGCCCAGACTTCGACCTACCTATCCCAACCCTCACGAAACAACCAATAATCAATTCTTCAAACCAAGGCTCCATAAACCATTTCGCAAGTTTGGTTCTCCGAAtggtaatttcttttatatcttcATAAGTTGGTCCCTTGGACCCGGGTTCCACATCCTCATCACTGTCTGCCATTCCACCATCACCTGTTGACCCTTCATCCTCACTGTGAGATCTACTTCCACTCTCACTACTGGAGCTACTCAGACTTGCTGAAGTGAAATTATTCTTCTTGACTTGTGAAAAACCCCGGCTGCCAGCGGATCCTCTAGACACATCCCTCAACTTGCGATGAGCCTCAGGATCCTGCTGCTTTAAACGTTTTGCTCTCAATTCATTCAATGCATCATCTTTAGCAGCTGCCCTGTCAGCAGACCTAGCTGATGAACGCACTCCACGAGACGATGGAAGAGGCGGAGTCTCTTTTCTAGATCGGGTTGGCTTATCATTATCCCTTTTCAATCTAATCTTCTCAGTCAAATGCTTATCCCCTTTCTTGTCTGCTCGATCCGCCAATATCAACTCCCTGTCAAGTTCACTCATTTGAGCAAGCTTCTTCCTATCATCCTCATCTTTGTAAAGATCATCACCAATATCAGATTCATCACTACTTCCACCCTCACGATCCGAACCACCACCATCATAATCACCTTCATCCTGACTACCCTCCTCCCCATCCCTCTCGTTAGTCTCCAATCTCTTCTTCAAAGGCACTTGAGACCCTGATGGCTTCCTATTCGCATACCCGCGATCATCATCAGAATCATCATCTCTAGAATCACTTCCACCATCAGAATATGAACCCTCGCGTTTTCGCCTCCTGGAAGGCAGTATCGAATTCCTGTTTCTTCCTGATTTCCCAGTCCTTCCCGCTGCCTCAAGCAGCAAATTTTCTAAATCAGCCATTGTCCTCCCAATACACTACACAGACTTCTAGTAACACCTGAACAAGTCTCCAAGTGTTAATCCAACAAGTTAACCAATCAAATAGAGAAAAGCAAGCAGCAGAACAACATCATTTGGttatcaaaagaaaatcttCTTAGCTCTCTCAATCATAAAAACGCAACCatgcaaaaaaaatccaagtttttgctttttcataattttcattcaCGGGGTTATAATTTCcactataatatttattaacccagtaaagaaaaaaagacccaAATTAATCCCACAGCTGATTGAAACCCcaagatcataaaaaaatctcttctctttttttgtgaAACCCTAGAATTCAAACACAGCGCAAGATTAAGCAAATCCAAGTCATGAGAAGGAGGCAAGAAAGTTAAGTTGTGTAAGGGCTTGGAGAGGCGACAGAGAGAGAGTGCCTACCAGGTGAAATTTCTAAGGCAGGGTCGAGCTAAAGACTGAATCTTTGCAATCCAGATGATGCGTGCAGAGAGAAACCGAGAATAGcagttcgattttttttttttcaatgaaataatcAGGGTGTTTTTCTAGACTAATTTTTggtatatataaaatcaatccTCTGCGTTAAAGTTAATATCAAATCACTACAAAAAGTTTAGAATATTATGATTTAACCACCAAAAAAGGATGATggtatataatttatttgtttttgtgttcaaaaaatatttttaaaaatattttttatatgttaatgttaaaaataaattttagaaaataataataaaatattattttaatatattaaaaaaaacatttttaaaaaaatacaattatattctcaaacactattatgactatttttttttataaaaacaaaaggaaataaggaaatagagaaaagcctgcacaatcaaatatatatatatatatatccaaaactATAAAGAGTTATGCTATTTTTGTCCACTCTTCCTAGAAACATGTCACTTAATCAAAAGGATTAGACTTAATGCATAAGAGCAAAGAAATTAGGAGGTAGAAACAAAGCTAAGTGATTTCTAATCGATGGTTTTAGTGgaagagtttttaaaaatagaaacttaaaaaatcataaatgaataaattagttaaatatCTAAGCATAATAGCTAGTGTCCATTgaatcaaagataaaataataaaaagtcaaaaaataaacaaaaaaccattatttgtttctaaaaaattagcGATATGAATCTTAGATAGGGATGAGTGAAAAACctgaaaaactaattaaaccgagaaaaccggaaaaaaataaccaaaaaaaccgagtcgtgaaaaaaaaccgattaaaattttaaaaaaatcgaccggttcggttcggttttataagcctgaaaccacaaaaaccgaaccgaacccaaacaaaaaaaaccaaaaaaaccgagccaaacccgAAAAAAACAtagccaaactgaaaaaaccaagccaaaatcaagccaaaccggtttgaaccggttttgtcctaaaaaaccgaaccgaaccgaaaccggtcggtttgtaccggtttcggttttttttatataatttcagtttgattacttttttttgataaaaaccgaatcgaaccgaaaatgatcacccctaatctTAGGAATCATCCAAAATGAAATCCTATAGAGTTTCATCTAGaccctccattttttttatatttgataaatttagaTATTAAGCTTGTTGCTaaaattgaacttgattaaGGTTGGAATTACACtatcattttaaattgtaagaatcattttaaaaatgaagttaagtttattttttaaaaattagctaATAAACATTTACATCAAACAACAATGTAAAAAGTTAAAACACCcaacaaaaaatacaagcaTATTGATCACAACTCTGAGGACCAAATCGATCACAAATCCTTTCGAGTTGATATATCATACATTGATATCATACAACTATTACTAACCATTCATTTTGATCTTCAGTTCCTAAAGTGGTGGTATTTTTCTATAGGTTACCTGATATATGATATTTATGATGTCACTAGATGATTTGTCTTGTTAAAGCTGAATAACAGGCTATCGCACCTAACCATAGAGGGCATGGACTATCTGACCTGCCACTCATACCTGAAAACACTCCC
The DNA window shown above is from Populus trichocarpa isolate Nisqually-1 chromosome 4, P.trichocarpa_v4.1, whole genome shotgun sequence and carries:
- the LOC7490815 gene encoding probable UDP-3-O-acylglucosamine N-acyltransferase 2, mitochondrial, which codes for MMAISAKRLSRLISLKRPIKHSGVSSYSASSINQIEYSKWNNGGGTFHKSACIDPTVLIEIGAVVHSKAVLGTNVHVGSGTVVGPEVTIGHSTKIGYNVGLSNCRIGDSCVVHHGVCIGQDGFGFFVDDKGNMMKKPQLLNAIIGDHVEIGANTCIDRGSWRDTVIGDHSKLDNLVQIGHNVVIGKGCMLCGQVGIAGSVTMGDYVTLGGRVAVRDHVSIASKVRLAANSCVTKDIREPGDYGGFPAVPIHEWRRQVASRYRISKKAIL
- the LOC7490816 gene encoding protein RTF1 homolog encodes the protein MADLENLLLEAAGRTGKSGRNRNSILPSRRRKREGSYSDGGSDSRDDDSDDDRGYANRKPSGSQVPLKKRLETNERDGEEGSQDEGDYDGGGSDREGGSSDESDIGDDLYKDEDDRKKLAQMSELDRELILADRADKKGDKHLTEKIRLKRDNDKPTRSRKETPPLPSSRGVRSSARSADRAAAKDDALNELRAKRLKQQDPEAHRKLRDVSRGSAGSRGFSQVKKNNFTSASLSSSSSESGSRSHSEDEGSTGDGGMADSDEDVEPGSKGPTYEDIKEITIRRTKLAKWFMEPWFEELIIGCFVRVGIGRSKSGPVYRLCMVRNVDAAEPDKPYKLENKSTYKYLNVTWGADTSAARWQMAMVSDSGPTEEEYKQWVREVECGGGRLPSKQDILEKKEAIRKSNTFVYSAATVKQMLQEKKSASSRPLNVAAEKDRLRRELEIAQSKHDEAEVERINARIEELEASRHAKVKDAKAIRLAEMNRKNRVENFRNASEMKPVNTGLKAGEAGYDPFSRRWTRSRNYYVSKPAEADDPVATKISEANETVAVAASNQVVAGVMSEAGVAATEAALEAAADAGKLVDTSAPVDQGTESNTMHSFELEISLIALQEFGGPQGAQAGFMARKQRIEATVGCRVPENDGRRHALTLTVGDYKRRRGLL